The following nucleotide sequence is from Pseudonocardia sp. C8.
TGGCGCAGCTGCAGGAGGGCGTCACGTTGCCGAGCGCGGGCCGGCGCATGGCGGGCTTGCTGATGGCGGTGGAGCATCGAGAGCAGGCCCTCCGGGATGGTGGTGTCGGTGTCCGGCCTCGGTGAGCTCACCGTGTCGGTTCCATGCGCTGTAGGCCCACCCGAGGCGCGCCCGGGCCAACCAAACACGGGCAGACCTCGAACATCGGACTCGACACCGCAGGCGAGATGACAGAGGCTTCGGACGTGGATCACCGACTCGTCGCCTTCGCCTCCGCCGCAGCGATCATCATCGTCGTGCCGGGCCCCAGCGTTGTCTTCACCGTCGGACGCGCGCTCGCGGTGGGTCGGTCCGCTGCGCTCTCCACCGTCGCGGGAAACGCGGTCGGTGTCTTCCTGCAGGTACTCGGGGTTGCGGTCGGTGTAGGCCAGGTCATCGCGCAGTCGGCCGCGGCCTTCACCGTGCTGAAGCTGGTGGGCGCTGCCTACCTCGTCCATCTCGGATTGACAGCCGTCCGCCGCAGGCACGATCTGGTCCGAGCGATCACCGCATCCGACGACTGCGGGCGCCGTATCGGTCGGCTTCGTAGCGGTCTCGACGGACTGGTCGTCGGCGTGACGAACCCCAAGTCGGTCGTGTTCTTCGTTGCCTTCCTGCCGCAGTTCGTCGACGTCGGTGGGTCGGTCTTCGCTCAGGTAGTGGTACTCGGTGCCATCTTCGTGATGCTCGCGCTGGTGCTGGACAGCGCGTGGGCGCTCGCGGCCGGCTCAGCCCGCACCTGGCTCGTCTCGTCGCCCCGACGCAGCGCGGCCGTCGGCGGCGTCGGTGGGCTCGCCATGATCGGTGTCGGTGTCGGCGTCGCGACAGCCGGGCCGGCCCAGTAGCGAGTCGTCCGCGGCCCCGGTCAAGAACACCGAGGCCGTCCGGGCAGTTGGGCTCCTCCACTGCCGCCGGCGGGTGGACGTCGTGCCAGCCGACTCGCGATCGGCCCAAGTGGGCGGGTCGTGCCGCCGAGTGCCTCGGCGAGCAGCTGGGCGCCGAAACAGATCGCCAGGATCGGGGTTCCAGCCTCGTGCGCCTGGCGGAGGAAGGCGGTCTCGGCGGCGGCCCAGGCGCGGATGCGCTCGCGGGGCCAGGGCGCTCCAAGCGTCATGATCAGGTCCCCATGTCTGGGGGGTCGGGGAAGCTGACCTCGACGTCCGGGGGTGTCGAAACGGTCGGCCGAGACGACGGTGAGCCTGGCATGCGCGCCACTTTCGTGAGACATGGCTTCGCGGACGCGGTGCCGCGGACCGGCGTCGGCAAGCAGGACAAGAAGGTGCTGCGGGCGAAGTACAGCGACCTCTACGGCGATGCCTGAGTTCTGCTGAGTAGGTGCCGTCCGTTGCCGGCCGAGCGCCATTCCTGACCACCGCTTGAGTCCGCCACAACGGCTGAGGACCTGACAGCGCGTTTCCCGAACCTCGACTGGCGGATCACACCGGGCAGCTCCTCGCCGCTGACCGACGGCGCGTCCGCCGTGCTGATCACGAGCGAGCGGCGCACGCCGAACAGATCGCCAGTATCGGGACTCCAACCTCGTACGCGTGGCGGAGGGAGGCAGTCTCGGTGGCGGCCCAGGCGCGGATGCGCTCGCGGGGCCAGGGGGCTCCGAGCGTGATGATCAGATCCCATGGCTGGGGGCGGGGAAGGTGACGTCGACGCCCGGGGTGTCGAAACGGTCGGCCGAGACGACGGTGAGCCAGTCGAGGTCGATGTCGCGGCTGTGCAGCGCGAGTTCGAGCAGACCCAGCCCGGCGAGGTGATCGTGGCCGATTACCAGGGCTCGTCAGGTGGTCACTCTCGGAATCTACTGCGCTATAGGCAGAGCTCCCTCCGGAGCGGCCGTGGGCGGAGGCTGGAGATGAGCGATGCCGAGGAGAACAACGGGGGTCGTCTGGCCGGGGTTGAGACGTGCCGATGGTCGACGTTGTCGAGACCGACGCAACGTCCTTCCTCGCATTCTCCAGTCATTTGATCCTGGCGGGCCCCCGGCATCACCATCGGTGAGACACGCATCAGATCGGTGAGACGCCGCATCAGGTCCAGCGAAGTCGCATCAGATCCGCTGAGGCAGGACAACAGCAGCGAGCCAGCAGAGGCTCGATCGTGTCGTACCTGCTACGCGCCAGAACCAACATTATGTCGCGTAGCGCCCATCCACCGGACAGTGCCGCTATCGGTCATCATCTGGGGAGGTGTTCGGACAGACTCGGGGCGTCTGCATGAGGCGCGACTTGTCATGGCGGGTGGAGCCGGAGTATGCCGGCGGTAATCGTCAGTCGCGGCGGCCGTGTGCTGGTCGCTGAGCAGGTTCGTCGGGGCCTCGGCTGCGCCCGGGTCGAGGCTGATGT
It contains:
- a CDS encoding LysE family translocator: MDHRLVAFASAAAIIIVVPGPSVVFTVGRALAVGRSAALSTVAGNAVGVFLQVLGVAVGVGQVIAQSAAAFTVLKLVGAAYLVHLGLTAVRRRHDLVRAITASDDCGRRIGRLRSGLDGLVVGVTNPKSVVFFVAFLPQFVDVGGSVFAQVVVLGAIFVMLALVLDSAWALAAGSARTWLVSSPRRSAAVGGVGGLAMIGVGVGVATAGPAQ
- a CDS encoding gamma-glutamyl-gamma-aminobutyrate hydrolase family protein (Members of this family of hydrolases with an active site Cys residue belong to MEROPS family C26.); amino-acid sequence: MSHESGAHARLTVVSADRFDTPGRRGQLPRPPRHGDLIMTLGAPWPRERIRAWAAAETAFLRQAHEAGTPILAICFGAQLLAEALGGTTRPLGPIASRLARRPPAGGSGGAQLPGRPRCS